A single region of the Selenomonas sp. oral taxon 920 genome encodes:
- a CDS encoding YaaR family protein, with the protein MAMKIDSSISRGASLTMPRPEVDVGVRGAATDFSMELADQESSMSREAMDRLLEQIDEQGARLSKSPTFDELRSYRSLIQSFIGEAVGTMYELHTQAGWDRLGRQKVYTSVRKIDKKLEEMAEKIRLGQADQLDIIASHDAIRGMLVDLYM; encoded by the coding sequence ATGGCGATGAAGATAGACAGCAGTATTTCGAGGGGAGCGTCGCTCACCATGCCGCGACCAGAGGTGGATGTGGGCGTGCGCGGGGCGGCGACGGACTTCAGCATGGAGTTGGCGGATCAGGAGTCCTCCATGTCCCGCGAGGCGATGGATCGTCTGCTCGAACAGATTGACGAGCAAGGGGCACGCTTATCGAAGTCGCCGACCTTTGATGAACTGCGTTCCTATCGCTCGCTCATTCAGAGCTTTATCGGCGAGGCGGTCGGAACGATGTACGAGCTGCACACGCAGGCGGGATGGGATCGCCTCGGACGGCAGAAGGTCTACACCTCCGTGCGCAAGATTGACAAGAAACTCGAGGAGATGGCGGAGAAGATTCGTCTCGGGCAGGCGGATCAGCTCGACATCATCGCAAGTCATGACGCGATTCGCGGGATGCTTGTCGATCTCTATATGTGA
- the holB gene encoding DNA polymerase III subunit delta': MARAKKTADATSPADTREVFPEGWADIRGHAEIIRRLRALAAAERLPHALLFSGMEGVGKRRTARVLARTLLCEGGGDAPCGHCDTCRTMAAGVHPDYFETAPEARGKSAAMIRTDAVRDILVAASGAPVSAQRRIILIDGADRMNETAANRLLKTLEEPTGEVLFILVTSAYDAILPTICSRAVRIAFGAVPRTEITAALTECGAAHAAAIAALADGSLGRAYKLAEEGLALRDEAFALLMELRRLSVEDIWARAEALGARSHEERTAWIGFWQMALRDLLVLHEDGGSDALYHADRRDELTELCTRMSTSDIFALMEGTRELTRRFAANVNPALQTEAFLLKVRQYA, encoded by the coding sequence ATGGCGCGTGCGAAAAAGACTGCAGACGCCACATCTCCTGCAGATACACGGGAGGTATTTCCGGAGGGGTGGGCGGACATCCGCGGCCATGCGGAGATCATCCGCCGCCTTCGCGCACTCGCTGCTGCGGAACGCCTTCCTCACGCGCTGCTGTTCAGCGGCATGGAGGGGGTCGGCAAACGGCGTACGGCACGCGTACTCGCACGGACACTGCTCTGTGAGGGCGGGGGAGACGCTCCCTGCGGGCATTGTGACACCTGCCGTACAATGGCGGCAGGTGTGCACCCGGACTACTTCGAGACTGCACCCGAGGCGCGCGGCAAGAGCGCGGCGATGATCCGCACGGATGCCGTGCGCGATATCCTTGTTGCGGCATCGGGGGCACCGGTCAGTGCGCAGCGCCGCATCATTCTCATTGACGGTGCCGATCGGATGAACGAGACGGCAGCGAACCGCCTCTTAAAGACGCTGGAGGAACCAACGGGGGAGGTGCTCTTCATCCTTGTGACGAGCGCCTATGATGCGATCCTGCCGACGATCTGCTCGCGTGCCGTACGCATCGCGTTCGGTGCGGTACCGCGCACCGAGATCACGGCGGCACTCACGGAGTGCGGCGCAGCGCATGCAGCGGCAATCGCCGCACTCGCAGACGGCAGCCTCGGGCGCGCATATAAACTCGCCGAGGAGGGGCTTGCCCTGCGCGATGAGGCGTTTGCTCTCCTCATGGAGCTTCGCCGCCTCAGCGTTGAGGATATCTGGGCACGTGCGGAGGCACTCGGTGCGCGTTCCCATGAGGAACGCACCGCATGGATCGGATTTTGGCAGATGGCACTGCGCGACCTGCTTGTCCTGCATGAGGATGGCGGCAGTGACGCGCTCTATCATGCAGACCGACGGGATGAACTCACAGAACTCTGTACGCGTATGAGCACGTCCGATATCTTCGCACTCATGGAGGGCACGCGCGAGCTCACGCGGCGCTTCGCGGCGAACGTGAACCCCGCCCTGCAGACGGAGGCGTTCCTGCTGAAGGTGAGGCAGTACGCATGA
- a CDS encoding flagellar brake protein, translating to MIEGDKLFALLKHGTSIHIIEPELEIDYYGTLELSEEEQEAGVPSGALTVRLDIPVGKFVDTPDAGCIFQCHLTGAGCVYHFESPYRSASPLPDTIWYLDLPKNAERIQLRDFVRVPIPISIEVKLPGDHGGLKNYREVALIDISGGGLCFVHDEPLIMDAPISVRVPDLPRIGTLETEGTIRRATPIETNLGMTYHIGVMFGDTLSNRERERLVQSIYQLQQSYLRKGLKVPQIDHTKRS from the coding sequence ATGATCGAGGGAGACAAACTCTTTGCACTCCTAAAACACGGAACTTCGATCCATATCATCGAACCGGAGCTTGAGATTGACTACTACGGAACGCTCGAACTCAGCGAGGAGGAGCAGGAGGCAGGAGTGCCCTCGGGAGCGCTTACCGTGCGGCTCGATATTCCGGTGGGAAAATTCGTCGACACGCCCGACGCGGGATGCATCTTTCAGTGCCATCTCACGGGCGCCGGCTGCGTCTATCACTTCGAGAGTCCCTATCGCTCCGCCTCACCGCTGCCGGATACGATCTGGTATCTCGATCTGCCGAAGAACGCCGAGCGCATTCAGCTGCGCGACTTCGTCCGCGTGCCGATCCCGATATCCATCGAGGTAAAGCTGCCCGGCGATCACGGCGGGCTCAAAAACTACCGTGAGGTTGCTCTCATCGACATCAGCGGCGGCGGACTCTGCTTCGTCCATGACGAGCCGCTGATCATGGATGCGCCGATCAGCGTGCGCGTGCCGGACCTCCCGCGCATCGGAACGCTCGAAACGGAAGGCACGATCCGCAGGGCGACGCCGATCGAGACGAATCTCGGCATGACGTACCACATTGGCGTTATGTTTGGCGACACGCTGTCCAATCGAGAGCGGGAACGCCTCGTCCAGAGCATCTATCAGCTGCAGCAGAGCTACCTGCGCAAGGGACTGAAGGTGCCGCAGATCGACCATACAAAGCGAAGTTGA
- a CDS encoding PSP1 domain-containing protein — protein MQTIIGVRFKSAGKIYSFGQGRLTIAEGDHVIVETSRGMECGKVVIPPREVPDESVPPNLRIVHRIADASDLARIDENRAREREARTVCEEKIKELELKMKLVDVELTFDLSKMLFYFTADGRVDFRQLVRELAGVFRTRIELRQIGVRDEAKMMGGMGCCGRPLCCASFLGDFVPVSIRMAKEQNLSLNPTKISGICGRLMCCLKYESDGYGCGGCMKVKKTEYTPAVSDRVIAEDGEGRIVALNEQRRTATILMDDGKTVVAAWEDIARVEEEERTACPHTSRRERAPREGRTPREQREGRERRERPAAARQHEGQHGERRERGERTQRSAGERHRPQGGKRQPRRTPRQGEPHE, from the coding sequence TTGCAAACGATTATAGGTGTCCGCTTCAAGTCGGCGGGCAAGATATATTCATTCGGGCAGGGGCGGCTGACGATCGCCGAGGGGGATCACGTCATTGTTGAGACCTCGCGCGGCATGGAGTGCGGCAAGGTCGTCATTCCGCCGCGTGAAGTGCCGGACGAATCCGTGCCGCCGAATCTGCGCATTGTGCACCGTATCGCGGATGCTTCCGATCTCGCGCGGATTGACGAGAACCGCGCGCGCGAACGCGAGGCGCGCACCGTCTGCGAGGAGAAGATCAAGGAACTTGAGCTTAAAATGAAGCTCGTCGATGTCGAACTCACCTTTGATCTCTCGAAGATGCTCTTTTACTTCACGGCGGATGGGCGTGTCGACTTCCGTCAGCTCGTGCGCGAACTTGCGGGCGTGTTCCGCACGCGCATTGAGCTGCGCCAGATCGGCGTGCGTGATGAGGCAAAGATGATGGGCGGCATGGGCTGCTGCGGGCGGCCGCTCTGCTGCGCGAGCTTTCTCGGCGACTTCGTCCCCGTCTCCATCCGTATGGCAAAGGAGCAGAACCTCTCGCTGAACCCAACGAAGATCTCAGGCATCTGCGGTCGTCTCATGTGCTGCCTGAAATACGAGAGTGACGGCTACGGCTGCGGCGGCTGCATGAAGGTGAAAAAAACAGAGTACACGCCTGCGGTAAGCGACCGCGTCATTGCTGAGGACGGTGAGGGGCGCATCGTTGCCCTCAATGAACAGCGCCGTACGGCAACGATCCTCATGGACGATGGGAAAACCGTTGTCGCCGCGTGGGAGGACATCGCGCGCGTCGAGGAGGAGGAACGCACAGCGTGTCCGCATACGTCACGCAGAGAGCGCGCCCCGCGTGAGGGCCGCACCCCGCGCGAGCAGCGTGAGGGGCGGGAACGACGCGAGCGCCCTGCCGCCGCGAGACAGCACGAGGGACAACATGGTGAGCGGAGAGAGCGCGGGGAACGCACGCAGCGGAGCGCAGGGGAACGGCACCGCCCGCAGGGCGGCAAACGTCAGCCGCGCCGCACGCCACGGCAGGGCGAGCCGCATGAGTGA